The proteins below come from a single Sander vitreus isolate 19-12246 chromosome 15, sanVit1, whole genome shotgun sequence genomic window:
- the cdr2a gene encoding cerebellar degeneration-related protein 2 isoform X1, which produces MLTDMILEEEFDKNGEAWYDPQDLEHDLHLAAELGKTLLDRNHELEQALQQMYSTNQEQLQEIEYLTKQVDLLRQMNDQHAKVYEQLDGAARDLEQGNQRLVQDSRLAQQKIQSLTETIEGLQTYMEDLQTQVEELKTAQAERNKRELAEQRRNLGAQSVSCIKELYDLHHDRNLAHNGLCVDGLWSPQCSFYDRDRCQDPEEENAALQRSVRTLESQIAVERSRREAAECEIELTSRENTDLEQQLAMLAGCRVRQRELEDEVEQLRLLWRADCGNSVRRPDQLQLPETVFFASEERPVQDEMEEKVGKDEEQRRYIWQRCNSDSVLRATDPDEIRRGHEQLCIRRTEAVKQRGISLLNEVDAQYSALQVKYDELLRRCQQADGPSHKAVQTSTSPFGSSRTRRRSSAALSNLTVVLEDGQQPEYKALFKEIFTCIQKTKEDLGNNRSPVKDSDAQGSAR; this is translated from the exons ATGTTAACTGACATGATTTTGGAGGAAGAGTTTGACAagaatggagaggcttggtacGACCCGCAGGACCTTGAACACG ATCTCCATTTGGCAGCGGAGCTTGGGAAAACCCTCCTCGACAGGAACCATGAGCTGGAGCAGGCCCTGCAGCAGATGTACTCCACTAACCAGGAACAGCTGCAAGAGATAGAG TACCTGACCAAGCAGGTGGACCTGTTGCGTCAGATGAACGACCAGCACGCCAAAGTGTATGAGCAGCTAGATGGGGCCGCCAGAGATCTGGAGCAAGGCAACCAGAGACTAGTTCAGGACAGCCGCCTGGCCCAGCAGAAGATCCAGAG TCTAACAGAGACCATCGAAGGGCTTCAGACCTACATGGAGGACCTGCAGACTCAAGTGGAGGAGCTAAAGACTGCCCAGGCAGAGCGAAACAAAAGAGAGCTGGCAGAGCAACGCCGCAACCTCGGAGCACAGAGTGTGTCCTGTATCAAAGAGCTGTATGACTTACACCATGACAG GAATCTAGCCCACAATGGTCTGTGTGTGGATGGACTCTGGTCACCGCAGTGCTCTTTCTATGACCGAGACAGATGCCAAGACCCAGAGGAGGAGAACGCGGCTCTCCAGCGCTCCGTCCGGACCCTTGAGAGCCAGATAGCTGTGGAGCGGAGCCGCAGGGAGGCTGCAGAGTGCGAGATTGAGTTGACATCCAGGGAGAACACAGACCTGGAGCAGCAGCTGGCCATGCTGGCTGGCTGCCGAGTCAGGCAGAGGGAGCTGGAGGACGAAGTGGAGCAGCTGCGGCTTCTGTGGCGTGCTGACTGCGGCAACAG TGTCAGAAGACCGGACCAGCTGCAGTTGCCTGAAACAGTATTCTTTGCCTCAGAAGAAAGACCGGTGCAGGATGAGATGGAGGAGAAGGTAGGAAAGGATGAGGAGCAGAGAAGATACATCTGGCAGAGGTGTAACAGTGACAGCGTTTTGAGAGCGACGGACCCAGACGAGATTCGGCGTGGTCACGAGCAGCTGTGTATAAGGCGAACGGAAGCAGTGAAACAGAGGGGCATCTCTCTGCTCAACGAGGTGGACGCACAGTACAGCGCACTGCAG GTGAAATATGACGAGCTGCTGCGGCGGTGCCAGCAGGCAGACGGGCCCAGCCATAAAGCTGTCCAGACATCTACCAGTCCCTTTGGGAGCAGCCGGACCCGCCGCCGGTCCTCAGCCGCTCTGTCTAATCTGACAGTGGTTCTTGAAGACGGCCAGCAGCCCGAATACAAGGCTCTCTTCAAGGAGATCTTCACCTGCATCCAAAAGACCAAAGAGGACCTCGGCAACAACAGAAGTCCAGTCAAGGACAGTGATGCCCAGGGCTCTGCCAGATGA
- the cdr2a gene encoding cerebellar degeneration-related protein 2 isoform X2 yields MLTDMILEEEFDKNGEAWYDPQDLEHDLHLAAELGKTLLDRNHELEQALQQMYSTNQEQLQEIEYLTKQVDLLRQMNDQHAKVYEQLDGAARDLEQGNQRLVQDSRLAQQKIQSLTETIEGLQTYMEDLQTQVEELKTAQAERNKRELAEQRRNLGAQSVSCIKELYDLHHDRCQDPEEENAALQRSVRTLESQIAVERSRREAAECEIELTSRENTDLEQQLAMLAGCRVRQRELEDEVEQLRLLWRADCGNSVRRPDQLQLPETVFFASEERPVQDEMEEKVGKDEEQRRYIWQRCNSDSVLRATDPDEIRRGHEQLCIRRTEAVKQRGISLLNEVDAQYSALQVKYDELLRRCQQADGPSHKAVQTSTSPFGSSRTRRRSSAALSNLTVVLEDGQQPEYKALFKEIFTCIQKTKEDLGNNRSPVKDSDAQGSAR; encoded by the exons ATGTTAACTGACATGATTTTGGAGGAAGAGTTTGACAagaatggagaggcttggtacGACCCGCAGGACCTTGAACACG ATCTCCATTTGGCAGCGGAGCTTGGGAAAACCCTCCTCGACAGGAACCATGAGCTGGAGCAGGCCCTGCAGCAGATGTACTCCACTAACCAGGAACAGCTGCAAGAGATAGAG TACCTGACCAAGCAGGTGGACCTGTTGCGTCAGATGAACGACCAGCACGCCAAAGTGTATGAGCAGCTAGATGGGGCCGCCAGAGATCTGGAGCAAGGCAACCAGAGACTAGTTCAGGACAGCCGCCTGGCCCAGCAGAAGATCCAGAG TCTAACAGAGACCATCGAAGGGCTTCAGACCTACATGGAGGACCTGCAGACTCAAGTGGAGGAGCTAAAGACTGCCCAGGCAGAGCGAAACAAAAGAGAGCTGGCAGAGCAACGCCGCAACCTCGGAGCACAGAGTGTGTCCTGTATCAAAGAGCTGTATGACTTACACCATGACAG ATGCCAAGACCCAGAGGAGGAGAACGCGGCTCTCCAGCGCTCCGTCCGGACCCTTGAGAGCCAGATAGCTGTGGAGCGGAGCCGCAGGGAGGCTGCAGAGTGCGAGATTGAGTTGACATCCAGGGAGAACACAGACCTGGAGCAGCAGCTGGCCATGCTGGCTGGCTGCCGAGTCAGGCAGAGGGAGCTGGAGGACGAAGTGGAGCAGCTGCGGCTTCTGTGGCGTGCTGACTGCGGCAACAG TGTCAGAAGACCGGACCAGCTGCAGTTGCCTGAAACAGTATTCTTTGCCTCAGAAGAAAGACCGGTGCAGGATGAGATGGAGGAGAAGGTAGGAAAGGATGAGGAGCAGAGAAGATACATCTGGCAGAGGTGTAACAGTGACAGCGTTTTGAGAGCGACGGACCCAGACGAGATTCGGCGTGGTCACGAGCAGCTGTGTATAAGGCGAACGGAAGCAGTGAAACAGAGGGGCATCTCTCTGCTCAACGAGGTGGACGCACAGTACAGCGCACTGCAG GTGAAATATGACGAGCTGCTGCGGCGGTGCCAGCAGGCAGACGGGCCCAGCCATAAAGCTGTCCAGACATCTACCAGTCCCTTTGGGAGCAGCCGGACCCGCCGCCGGTCCTCAGCCGCTCTGTCTAATCTGACAGTGGTTCTTGAAGACGGCCAGCAGCCCGAATACAAGGCTCTCTTCAAGGAGATCTTCACCTGCATCCAAAAGACCAAAGAGGACCTCGGCAACAACAGAAGTCCAGTCAAGGACAGTGATGCCCAGGGCTCTGCCAGATGA
- the cdr2a gene encoding cerebellar degeneration-related protein 2 isoform X3 has product MYSTNQEQLQEIEYLTKQVDLLRQMNDQHAKVYEQLDGAARDLEQGNQRLVQDSRLAQQKIQSLTETIEGLQTYMEDLQTQVEELKTAQAERNKRELAEQRRNLGAQSVSCIKELYDLHHDRNLAHNGLCVDGLWSPQCSFYDRDRCQDPEEENAALQRSVRTLESQIAVERSRREAAECEIELTSRENTDLEQQLAMLAGCRVRQRELEDEVEQLRLLWRADCGNSVRRPDQLQLPETVFFASEERPVQDEMEEKVGKDEEQRRYIWQRCNSDSVLRATDPDEIRRGHEQLCIRRTEAVKQRGISLLNEVDAQYSALQVKYDELLRRCQQADGPSHKAVQTSTSPFGSSRTRRRSSAALSNLTVVLEDGQQPEYKALFKEIFTCIQKTKEDLGNNRSPVKDSDAQGSAR; this is encoded by the exons ATGTACTCCACTAACCAGGAACAGCTGCAAGAGATAGAG TACCTGACCAAGCAGGTGGACCTGTTGCGTCAGATGAACGACCAGCACGCCAAAGTGTATGAGCAGCTAGATGGGGCCGCCAGAGATCTGGAGCAAGGCAACCAGAGACTAGTTCAGGACAGCCGCCTGGCCCAGCAGAAGATCCAGAG TCTAACAGAGACCATCGAAGGGCTTCAGACCTACATGGAGGACCTGCAGACTCAAGTGGAGGAGCTAAAGACTGCCCAGGCAGAGCGAAACAAAAGAGAGCTGGCAGAGCAACGCCGCAACCTCGGAGCACAGAGTGTGTCCTGTATCAAAGAGCTGTATGACTTACACCATGACAG GAATCTAGCCCACAATGGTCTGTGTGTGGATGGACTCTGGTCACCGCAGTGCTCTTTCTATGACCGAGACAGATGCCAAGACCCAGAGGAGGAGAACGCGGCTCTCCAGCGCTCCGTCCGGACCCTTGAGAGCCAGATAGCTGTGGAGCGGAGCCGCAGGGAGGCTGCAGAGTGCGAGATTGAGTTGACATCCAGGGAGAACACAGACCTGGAGCAGCAGCTGGCCATGCTGGCTGGCTGCCGAGTCAGGCAGAGGGAGCTGGAGGACGAAGTGGAGCAGCTGCGGCTTCTGTGGCGTGCTGACTGCGGCAACAG TGTCAGAAGACCGGACCAGCTGCAGTTGCCTGAAACAGTATTCTTTGCCTCAGAAGAAAGACCGGTGCAGGATGAGATGGAGGAGAAGGTAGGAAAGGATGAGGAGCAGAGAAGATACATCTGGCAGAGGTGTAACAGTGACAGCGTTTTGAGAGCGACGGACCCAGACGAGATTCGGCGTGGTCACGAGCAGCTGTGTATAAGGCGAACGGAAGCAGTGAAACAGAGGGGCATCTCTCTGCTCAACGAGGTGGACGCACAGTACAGCGCACTGCAG GTGAAATATGACGAGCTGCTGCGGCGGTGCCAGCAGGCAGACGGGCCCAGCCATAAAGCTGTCCAGACATCTACCAGTCCCTTTGGGAGCAGCCGGACCCGCCGCCGGTCCTCAGCCGCTCTGTCTAATCTGACAGTGGTTCTTGAAGACGGCCAGCAGCCCGAATACAAGGCTCTCTTCAAGGAGATCTTCACCTGCATCCAAAAGACCAAAGAGGACCTCGGCAACAACAGAAGTCCAGTCAAGGACAGTGATGCCCAGGGCTCTGCCAGATGA
- the cdr2a gene encoding cerebellar degeneration-related protein 2 isoform X4, with protein MMMYLTKQVDLLRQMNDQHAKVYEQLDGAARDLEQGNQRLVQDSRLAQQKIQSLTETIEGLQTYMEDLQTQVEELKTAQAERNKRELAEQRRNLGAQSVSCIKELYDLHHDRNLAHNGLCVDGLWSPQCSFYDRDRCQDPEEENAALQRSVRTLESQIAVERSRREAAECEIELTSRENTDLEQQLAMLAGCRVRQRELEDEVEQLRLLWRADCGNSVRRPDQLQLPETVFFASEERPVQDEMEEKVGKDEEQRRYIWQRCNSDSVLRATDPDEIRRGHEQLCIRRTEAVKQRGISLLNEVDAQYSALQVKYDELLRRCQQADGPSHKAVQTSTSPFGSSRTRRRSSAALSNLTVVLEDGQQPEYKALFKEIFTCIQKTKEDLGNNRSPVKDSDAQGSAR; from the exons ATGATGATG TACCTGACCAAGCAGGTGGACCTGTTGCGTCAGATGAACGACCAGCACGCCAAAGTGTATGAGCAGCTAGATGGGGCCGCCAGAGATCTGGAGCAAGGCAACCAGAGACTAGTTCAGGACAGCCGCCTGGCCCAGCAGAAGATCCAGAG TCTAACAGAGACCATCGAAGGGCTTCAGACCTACATGGAGGACCTGCAGACTCAAGTGGAGGAGCTAAAGACTGCCCAGGCAGAGCGAAACAAAAGAGAGCTGGCAGAGCAACGCCGCAACCTCGGAGCACAGAGTGTGTCCTGTATCAAAGAGCTGTATGACTTACACCATGACAG GAATCTAGCCCACAATGGTCTGTGTGTGGATGGACTCTGGTCACCGCAGTGCTCTTTCTATGACCGAGACAGATGCCAAGACCCAGAGGAGGAGAACGCGGCTCTCCAGCGCTCCGTCCGGACCCTTGAGAGCCAGATAGCTGTGGAGCGGAGCCGCAGGGAGGCTGCAGAGTGCGAGATTGAGTTGACATCCAGGGAGAACACAGACCTGGAGCAGCAGCTGGCCATGCTGGCTGGCTGCCGAGTCAGGCAGAGGGAGCTGGAGGACGAAGTGGAGCAGCTGCGGCTTCTGTGGCGTGCTGACTGCGGCAACAG TGTCAGAAGACCGGACCAGCTGCAGTTGCCTGAAACAGTATTCTTTGCCTCAGAAGAAAGACCGGTGCAGGATGAGATGGAGGAGAAGGTAGGAAAGGATGAGGAGCAGAGAAGATACATCTGGCAGAGGTGTAACAGTGACAGCGTTTTGAGAGCGACGGACCCAGACGAGATTCGGCGTGGTCACGAGCAGCTGTGTATAAGGCGAACGGAAGCAGTGAAACAGAGGGGCATCTCTCTGCTCAACGAGGTGGACGCACAGTACAGCGCACTGCAG GTGAAATATGACGAGCTGCTGCGGCGGTGCCAGCAGGCAGACGGGCCCAGCCATAAAGCTGTCCAGACATCTACCAGTCCCTTTGGGAGCAGCCGGACCCGCCGCCGGTCCTCAGCCGCTCTGTCTAATCTGACAGTGGTTCTTGAAGACGGCCAGCAGCCCGAATACAAGGCTCTCTTCAAGGAGATCTTCACCTGCATCCAAAAGACCAAAGAGGACCTCGGCAACAACAGAAGTCCAGTCAAGGACAGTGATGCCCAGGGCTCTGCCAGATGA